A genomic stretch from Croceibacterium aestuarii includes:
- the crtY gene encoding lycopene beta-cyclase CrtY, whose translation MPGRTCDIAIVGGGLAGGLIALALRRARPEVSVRLIESGAAPGGNHRWSWFESDLDEAGRQLLGAFRTTRWGDGYDVAFPGRVRHLGTAYNSLSSEDFAAALQRELAPGAIMTKRKAKILLADGVFLEDGGWVGARAVIDCRGFAPTRHLSGGWQVFLGRHLRTERPHQVARPMIMDARVGQEDGYRFVYVLPLGADELFVEDTYYQDRPQLDRSLLSDRIDSYCEDNGWRGEDLGSETGVLPVVTGGSFARWQAEERTAGVARAGAGAGFLHPLTSYTLPFAAATANAIARAGDLTGERLSAMLGARARKHWSETKFYRRLGSMLFGAARSHERWRVFARFYSLDEGLVERFYAARSTRADRRRVVCGRPPVPISRAFAALTTSRPTLEPTE comes from the coding sequence ATGCCCGGACGTACATGCGACATTGCGATTGTCGGCGGGGGTCTCGCCGGAGGCCTCATCGCACTGGCTCTGCGCCGGGCCCGTCCGGAGGTTTCCGTCCGCCTCATCGAAAGCGGCGCGGCGCCGGGCGGCAACCACCGCTGGAGCTGGTTCGAAAGCGACCTCGACGAGGCGGGCCGGCAACTGTTGGGGGCGTTCCGCACGACGCGCTGGGGCGACGGCTATGACGTGGCATTCCCGGGCAGGGTCCGCCATCTCGGCACCGCCTACAACTCGCTATCGAGCGAGGATTTCGCCGCGGCGCTCCAGCGCGAGTTGGCTCCGGGGGCGATCATGACCAAGCGCAAGGCCAAAATCCTGCTCGCCGACGGCGTGTTCCTCGAGGACGGCGGCTGGGTCGGCGCGCGTGCGGTGATCGACTGCCGCGGTTTCGCCCCGACACGTCACCTTTCGGGCGGCTGGCAGGTCTTTCTCGGCCGTCACCTGCGTACCGAGCGGCCGCACCAGGTGGCGCGGCCCATGATCATGGATGCCAGGGTCGGTCAGGAGGACGGTTACCGGTTCGTCTATGTCCTCCCGCTCGGCGCCGACGAGCTGTTCGTCGAAGACACGTACTACCAGGATCGGCCGCAGCTCGACCGCAGCCTGCTTTCGGACCGCATCGACAGCTACTGCGAGGACAACGGCTGGCGCGGCGAAGACCTCGGTTCCGAAACCGGCGTTCTGCCGGTGGTGACCGGCGGCAGTTTTGCCCGCTGGCAGGCCGAAGAACGCACCGCGGGGGTCGCTCGCGCGGGAGCGGGTGCCGGGTTCCTCCATCCGCTGACCAGCTACACCCTGCCCTTCGCCGCGGCGACGGCGAACGCCATTGCCCGAGCTGGAGACCTGACCGGCGAGCGACTGTCTGCCATGCTCGGCGCGCGGGCCCGCAAGCACTGGAGCGAAACGAAATTCTACCGCCGGCTCGGTTCGATGCTGTTCGGCGCCGCCCGCAGCCATGAACGTTGGCGGGTTTTCGCGCGATTCTACAGCCTCGACGAAGGGCTGGTGGAACGCTTCTACGCCGCCCGCTCGACCCGCGCCGATCGCCGCCGCGTCGTGTGCGGTCGTCCCCCTGTCCCGATCTCGCGCGCGTTTGCCGCACTCACCACCTCGCGCCCAACCCTGGAACCGACCGAATGA
- a CDS encoding DUF885 domain-containing protein, which yields MKPFLSVALLAAAACSLGGCATTAQGDTAQGTATSPHQRLFAAFTAADEADLKLNPLDALSRGDMRYAEHFGDYDSDSYYAAEKRQAQANLAALRGIDRAALSPTDRIAYDVFAWNQRNALAGLADDILPFTQVRPVNHYASWQVYYPTIASGQGSAPFETLADYENNLKRHAEYVAWIDRAIARMREGLASGVVESRMTIDRTIEQLDAQLAAPIEDSPFYGPVKQFPEGFSAADKARLTAAYRRRVGDILAAYRRLDTFLKDEYAPRARKDPGLWAMKGGDKVYRQLIERYTTLPLDPEQVHQTGLSEVARILDAMRETQKELGFEGTLQDYFTWLRTDPRFKRKTVQEKIDAFNRISRMVEAKAPEYFAQLPKLPLEVRPVEAFREKYAAEASYNEGSPDGSRPGIFYYSTYDLPARTTPNEVTLYMHEAEPGHHFQISMAMENESLPNFMRFGGNTAYVEGWALYAETLGYDMGFYDDPASRFGTLNDEMLRAMRLVVDTGIHAKGWSREQAIQYMTDNSALGLEDIRAEVERYIAMPGQALAYKTGAMTIQRLRAKAEKELGDKFDIREFHAQVLNTGALPLPVLEAKIDAWIAASKA from the coding sequence TTGAAGCCCTTCCTCTCCGTCGCCCTCCTTGCCGCCGCTGCTTGCTCGCTCGGCGGCTGCGCCACGACCGCACAGGGCGATACGGCACAAGGCACCGCGACCAGCCCGCACCAGCGCCTGTTCGCCGCCTTCACGGCGGCCGACGAGGCCGACCTCAAGCTCAATCCCCTCGACGCGCTGAGCCGCGGCGACATGCGCTATGCCGAGCATTTCGGCGACTACGATTCGGATTCCTACTACGCGGCTGAAAAGCGCCAGGCGCAGGCCAACCTGGCAGCGCTGCGCGGGATCGACCGCGCCGCGCTCTCGCCGACCGACCGCATCGCCTACGACGTCTTCGCCTGGAACCAGCGCAACGCGCTCGCCGGTCTCGCCGACGATATCCTGCCGTTCACCCAGGTCCGCCCGGTCAACCACTACGCCAGCTGGCAGGTCTACTACCCGACCATCGCCAGCGGGCAGGGCAGCGCCCCGTTCGAGACGCTCGCGGACTACGAGAACAATCTCAAGCGCCACGCCGAATACGTAGCCTGGATCGATCGCGCGATCGCCCGGATGCGCGAGGGACTGGCGAGCGGCGTGGTCGAGAGCCGGATGACCATCGACCGCACCATCGAACAGCTCGATGCGCAGCTGGCCGCGCCGATCGAGGATTCGCCGTTCTATGGCCCGGTGAAGCAGTTTCCCGAGGGTTTCAGCGCCGCCGACAAGGCCCGCCTGACGGCGGCGTACCGGCGCAGGGTGGGCGATATCCTGGCCGCCTATCGCCGCCTCGATACCTTCCTCAAGGACGAATACGCGCCGCGCGCCCGCAAGGACCCGGGCCTGTGGGCTATGAAAGGCGGCGACAAGGTCTACCGCCAGTTGATCGAGCGCTACACCACGCTCCCGCTCGATCCCGAGCAGGTTCACCAGACCGGCCTCAGCGAAGTCGCGCGGATTCTCGATGCGATGCGCGAAACGCAGAAGGAACTCGGCTTCGAGGGCACGCTGCAGGACTACTTCACCTGGCTGCGCACCGATCCGCGCTTCAAGCGCAAGACCGTGCAGGAGAAGATCGACGCCTTCAACCGCATCTCCAGGATGGTCGAAGCCAAGGCGCCCGAATACTTCGCGCAGCTCCCCAAGCTGCCGCTCGAAGTTCGTCCGGTCGAAGCGTTCCGCGAGAAATACGCCGCCGAAGCTTCCTACAACGAAGGCTCGCCGGACGGTTCGCGCCCGGGAATCTTCTACTACAGCACCTACGATCTGCCGGCGCGCACCACGCCGAACGAAGTGACGCTCTACATGCACGAGGCAGAGCCCGGGCACCATTTCCAGATCAGCATGGCGATGGAGAACGAGAGTCTGCCCAATTTCATGCGCTTCGGCGGCAACACCGCCTATGTCGAAGGCTGGGCGCTCTATGCCGAGACGCTCGGCTACGACATGGGCTTCTACGACGACCCGGCCTCGCGCTTCGGCACGCTCAACGACGAGATGCTGCGCGCCATGCGGCTGGTCGTCGATACCGGAATTCATGCCAAGGGCTGGAGCCGCGAGCAGGCGATCCAGTACATGACCGACAATTCGGCGCTGGGCCTCGAGGACATTCGCGCCGAGGTCGAGCGCTATATCGCGATGCCGGGACAGGCGCTGGCCTACAAGACCGGGGCGATGACCATCCAGCGGCTGCGGGCCAAGGCGGAAAAGGAACTCGGCGACAAGTTCGACATCCGCGAATTCCACGCCCAGGTGCTGAACACCGGCGCGCTGCCGCTGCCGGTCCTCGAAGCGAAGATCGACGCCTGGATCGCCGCGAGCAAGGCCTGA
- a CDS encoding phytoene desaturase, whose translation MTVESKRACVIGSGFGGLALAIRLQSAGVQTTIVEGRDKPGGRAYHWQREGFTFDAGPTVITDPACLEELWNLSGSDIRDDVELMKVMPFYRLNWPDGTNFDYSNDDKLLRGEIGKLDPADIAGYDAFLEYSAAVYEEGYVKLGTVPFLDFKSMLKAAPALAKHQAWRSVYSVVSKYVRNEKLREALSFHTLLVGGSPMTTSAIYALIHKLEKDGGVWWARGGTNRLVAGMVRLFERLGGTIRLGDPVVRVHTIGNRASEVQTESGWREAFHAAASNADIVHSYRDLLGGTKRGDEMGRSLAKKRFSPSLFVVHFGIEGTWPGIPHHMILFGPRYKGLLEDIYDRGVLPQDFSIYLHHPTVTDPSMAPQGKSTFYALIPVAHMGKLTIDWNEVGPKLEKRILDEVGRRLIPDIHDRIVTKFHYAPSDFAHDLHAHVGSAFSLEPILTQSAWFRGHNRDDVIGNFYLVGAGTHPGAGIPGVVGSAKATAGLMLEDLAQ comes from the coding sequence ATGACCGTTGAGAGCAAGCGCGCCTGCGTAATCGGCAGCGGATTCGGCGGCCTCGCGCTTGCCATCCGCCTGCAATCGGCGGGGGTGCAGACGACGATCGTCGAGGGGCGCGACAAGCCCGGCGGCCGCGCCTACCACTGGCAGCGCGAGGGCTTTACCTTCGACGCCGGGCCGACGGTCATTACCGACCCGGCCTGCCTCGAGGAACTGTGGAACCTGTCGGGCAGCGACATCCGCGACGATGTCGAACTGATGAAGGTCATGCCGTTCTACCGCCTCAACTGGCCCGACGGCACGAATTTCGACTATTCGAACGACGACAAGCTGCTGCGCGGCGAGATCGGCAAGCTCGATCCCGCCGACATCGCCGGCTACGACGCGTTCCTCGAATATTCCGCAGCGGTCTACGAGGAAGGTTACGTCAAGCTCGGCACGGTGCCGTTCCTCGACTTCAAGTCGATGCTCAAGGCGGCCCCGGCGCTGGCCAAGCACCAGGCCTGGCGCAGCGTCTATTCCGTGGTCTCCAAGTACGTGCGCAACGAGAAGCTGCGCGAAGCGTTGAGCTTCCACACGCTGCTGGTCGGCGGCAGCCCGATGACCACCAGCGCGATCTACGCGCTGATCCACAAGCTGGAAAAGGACGGCGGGGTCTGGTGGGCGCGCGGCGGGACAAACCGGCTCGTCGCCGGCATGGTCCGCCTGTTCGAGCGGCTGGGCGGCACGATCCGCCTCGGCGACCCAGTGGTCCGCGTCCACACCATCGGCAACCGCGCGTCCGAAGTGCAGACCGAGAGCGGCTGGCGCGAGGCGTTTCACGCCGCCGCCAGCAATGCCGACATCGTCCATTCCTACCGCGACCTGCTCGGCGGCACCAAGCGCGGCGACGAGATGGGCCGGTCGCTGGCGAAGAAACGCTTCAGCCCGAGCCTGTTCGTGGTCCATTTCGGGATCGAGGGCACCTGGCCGGGCATCCCGCACCACATGATCCTGTTCGGCCCGCGTTACAAAGGGCTGCTCGAGGACATCTACGACCGCGGCGTTCTGCCGCAGGACTTCTCGATCTACCTCCATCACCCCACGGTGACCGATCCGAGCATGGCGCCGCAGGGGAAGAGCACGTTCTACGCGCTCATCCCGGTGGCGCATATGGGCAAGCTGACGATCGACTGGAACGAGGTCGGGCCGAAGCTCGAAAAGCGCATCCTCGACGAGGTCGGGCGGCGCCTGATCCCCGACATCCACGATCGCATCGTCACCAAGTTCCACTACGCCCCAAGCGACTTCGCCCACGACCTGCACGCCCATGTCGGCAGCGCCTTCTCGCTGGAACCGATCCTCACCCAGAGCGCTTGGTTCCGCGGGCACAACAGGGACGACGTGATCGGGAATTTCTACCTTGTCGGCGCAGGAACGCACCCCGGGGCAGGCATTCCCGGAGTGGTCGGCAGCGCCAAGGCGACTGCCGGGCTGATGCTGGAGGATCTGGCCCAGTGA
- a CDS encoding DUF2585 domain-containing protein, which yields MNRLLPDRRGLFATLALIVIAAAVLLAMGRNPICECGYVKLWHGVVQSSENSQHVTDWYSPSHFTHGLIMYFVAWLLWSRLRLFGGRPARWALPIAVAVEAAWEIAENTPMVIDRYRAVTVSFGYSGDSVVNSLSDIGWMTIGFLVAARIPVKFSVALAVFLELLTLYTIRDNLTLNVVMLFWPIEAIRQWQAG from the coding sequence ATGAACCGACTGCTTCCCGACCGCCGCGGCCTCTTCGCGACCCTGGCGCTGATCGTGATCGCCGCCGCCGTCCTGCTGGCAATGGGCCGCAACCCGATCTGCGAATGCGGCTACGTCAAGCTGTGGCACGGCGTGGTGCAGTCGTCGGAGAATTCGCAGCATGTCACCGATTGGTATTCGCCGAGCCACTTCACTCACGGGCTGATCATGTACTTCGTCGCGTGGCTGCTGTGGTCGAGGCTCAGGCTGTTCGGCGGACGCCCGGCGCGTTGGGCGCTGCCGATCGCGGTCGCGGTCGAGGCGGCATGGGAGATCGCCGAAAACACGCCGATGGTCATCGACCGCTACCGCGCGGTGACGGTCAGCTTCGGCTATTCGGGAGACAGCGTGGTCAATTCGCTCAGCGACATCGGCTGGATGACGATCGGCTTCCTCGTCGCCGCGCGAATCCCGGTGAAATTCAGCGTGGCGCTGGCGGTGTTTCTCGAACTTCTCACGCTCTACACCATCCGCGACAACCTGACGCTCAACGTGGTGATGCTGTTCTGGCCGATCGAGGCGATCCGCCAGTGGCAGGCGGGTTAG